The following coding sequences lie in one Mercenaria mercenaria strain notata chromosome 5, MADL_Memer_1, whole genome shotgun sequence genomic window:
- the LOC123556959 gene encoding N(4)-(Beta-N-acetylglucosaminyl)-L-asparaginase-like, with protein sequence MAAYMFVYIFSLITVCFSAVSDGFKQQGPYKKEESPWIPLILTTWGYRDAVQAGWDVIKNGHAAIDAVEATGHSCEMAQCRHTVGFGGSPDESGETTLDAMIMDGASHNVGGVGGLRRIKQAISVARKVLDNTDHSLLVGEAATQFAVEMGFKEENLTTPYSEQLWKSWRNNNCQPNFRENVSPDPRKSCGPYHPIRSSQVIDKYMKNVDRNNHDTIGIIAMDAKGNIASGASTNGLKYKIPGRVGDSPIAGAGSYAENNVGAAACTGNGDIMMRFLPSHTAVTLMRAGLSAQESADVAVKTIQQKYPDFKGAVVAADAMGKIGVSCHIWTNFQITYMMPSLPEVQVRNVTCTMN encoded by the exons ATGGCGGCttatatgtttgtttacatttttagtttAATCACGGTATGTTTTTCTGCGGTTTCGGATGGTTTTAAACAGCAAGGCCCATATAAGAAAGAAGAATCGCCGTGGATTCCATTGATTCTAACTACATGGGGCTATAGAGATGCAGTACAGGCAG GTTGGGATGTCATCAAAAATGGACATGCCGCAATTGACGCTGTTGAAGCCACTGGACATTCATGTGAGATGGCACAATGCCGACACACCGTCGGATTTGGAGGCAGTCCCGACGAAAGCGGAGAAACAACACTAGATGCGATGATAATGGACGG CGCCTCACACAATGTTGGCGGCGTTGGCGGACTACGAAGGATCAAGCAGGCCATTTCTGTTGCCAGAAAGGTTTTAGACAACACAGATCATTCTCTGCTGGTGGGAGAGGCAG CAACACAGTTCGCAGTCGAGATGGgttttaaagaagaaaatctTACCACACCCTACTCAGAACAACTTTGGAAATCATGGAGAAATAATAATTGCCAACCAAATTTCCGAGAG aatGTTTCTCCCGATCCCCGGAAGTCATGTGGTCCATATCATCCAATCagaagttctcaagttattgacaaatatatgaaaaacGTTGATAGAAACAACCACGACACAATTGGAATTATTGCAATGGACGCTAAAGGGAACATTGCTTCAGGTGCCTCAACGAATGGACTTAAATATAAGATTCCTGG CCGGGTTGGCGATTCTCCAATCGCAGGTGCCGGATCATACGCAGAAAACAACGTAGGGGCTGCCGCATGTACGGGCAATGGAGATATAATGATGCGGTTCCTTCCAAG TCATACAGCGGTGACTTTAATGAGAGCTGGGCTGTCTGCACAAGAGTCTGCTGATGTTGCTGTTAAAACCATACAACAGAAGTATCCCGATTTCAAGGGGGCTGTAGTCGCTGCTGATGCAATGGGAAAAATAG GTGTATCTTGCCATATTTGGACGAACTTTCAGATAACTTATATGATGCCGAGTCTTCCGGAGGTTCAAGTGAGAAATGTTACTTGTACAATGAACTAG